From the Spodoptera frugiperda isolate SF20-4 chromosome 16, AGI-APGP_CSIRO_Sfru_2.0, whole genome shotgun sequence genome, one window contains:
- the LOC118280631 gene encoding keratin, type I cytoskeletal 9-like, whose translation MKDTMLLMPYQILILLFLLQIKYSTAYESDSFDPDQSNYEENSLYDRNRKSYSAREQPDALRNYYQTQNRRYYEQAESPDGDEENVPNGYTRRSGEESEPEIEARHSFPYSLTSSKCMCGNNNNNEKPTNTICFSSPDGGNHFTVKFNGLGVFNIGNLIKSYFAHIKSQSEIKIDQNHFFSDSINSQFDSNIAYVYNNSKIHIQKNIDANELTQLDASQKQALAQLLAQIKALKQAQLQELIQKELGVQTQTQEQIKLKMLLQALLKGNTQIQIQKPNKDANNSHLQSLINAQLQEKLKEILQSKTHKKTGDQENQYYIMSNTDKKSGLLENLMNRLKQKIGKLGNGGGGIFGGGGEIGGRGILGGGGGIGGLFGGGGGIGGGGIIGGGGGIGGGGIIGGGGGIGGGGIIGGGGGIGGGAVIGGGAGIEGGAAIGGGAGIEGGAAIGGGAGVEGGATIEGGAGVEGGAGIGGGAGIEGGAGIGGGAGIEGGAAIEGGAGIWGGGSIGGGAGIFGGGEIGGGAGIGGGGGIGGGGGIGGGGEIGGGAGIGGGGGIGGGAGIGGGAGIGGGGGVWGGGGIGGGAGIWGGGGAGILGGGGIGGRGRGKVWGRQAKPGGLFNNSGGLGIPPYQQ comes from the exons ATGAAGGACACCATGTTACTGATGCCCTATCAAATTCTG ATACTTCTTTTCCTGctacaaattaaatatagtaCCGCATATGAAAGTGACTCATTCGATCCCGATCAAAGTAATTATGAAGAAAATAGTCTTTATGACAGAAATAGGAAATCGTACAGTGCTAGAGAGCAACCTGACGCATTGAGGAActactatcaaacacaaaatagaAGATATTATGAACAAGCCGAATCTCCAGATGGAGATGAAGAAAATGTACCAAACGGTTACACAAGAAGATCCGGCGAAGAAAGTGAACCCGAAATAGAGGCTAGACATTCATTTCCTTATTCATTAACTTCAAGTAAATGCATGTGtggcaacaacaacaacaatgagAAACCCACAAATACCATCTGTTTCTCTAGCCCAGATGGTGGTAATCACTTTACCGTCAAATTCAATGGCTTAGGGGTATTTAATATAGGAAATCTCATCAAATCTTACTTCGCCCACATTAAGAGCCAGAGCGAAATTAAAATTGatcaaaatcattttttttcgGACTCCATAAATTCACAGTTTGACAGCAATATTGCTTATGTGTATAATAACAGTAAAATCcatattcaaaaaaatattgatgccAATGAGCTAACCCAACTAGATGCTTCTCAAAAACAAGCCCTAGCGCAGCTACTGGCTCAAATAAAAGCGCTCAAACAGGCACAGTTACAGGAGCTAATACAGAAGGAATTAGGCGTACAAACGCAAACACAAGAGCAGATAAAGTTAAAGATGCTGTTACAGGCGCTATTAAAAGGAAACACTCAGATACAGATTCAAAAGCCGAATAAAGACGCAAATAATAGTCATCTTCAATCGCTAATTAATGCTCAATTACaagaaaaactaaaagaaatttTACAATCGAAAACTCACAAGAAGACAGGTGATCAAGAAAATCAATACTATATCATGTCGAACACTGATAAAAAATCAGGTTTATTGGAAAATTTGATGAACAGACTGAAACAAAAAATTGGCAAACTTGGCAATGGGGGAGGGGGAATATTTGGGGGAGGAGGTGAAATAGGGGGTAGGGGAATATTAGGGGGAGGCGGTGGTATAGGGGGATTATTTGGGGGAGGTGGTGGAATAGGGGGTGGGGGAATTATTGGGGGAGGTGGTGGAATAGGAGGAGGGGGAATTATTGGGGGAGGTGGTGGAATAGGGGGAGGGGGAATAATAGGCGGAGGAGGAGGAATTGGGGGAGGTGCAGTAATAGGTGGTGGGGCAGGAATCGAAGGAGGAGCAGCAATAGGTGGTGGGGCAGGAATCGAAGGAGGAGCAGCAATAGGTGGTGGGGCAGGCGTTGAAGGAGGAGCAACAATAGAGGGTGGGGCAGGAGTTGAGGGAGGAGCAGGAATAGGTGGAGGGGCAGGAATTGAGGGAGGAGCAGGAATAGGTGGAGGGGCAGGAATTGAGGGAGGAGCAGCAATAGAGGGAGGGGCCGGAATATGGGGCGGGGGATCAATAGGAGGTGGAGCAGGAATCTTTGGAGGAGGTGAAATAGGGGGGGGAGCAGGAATAGGCGGAGGTGGAGGAATAGGGGGAGGTGGAGGAATAGGCGGAGGAGGAGAAATAGGGGGTGGAGCAGGAATAGGCGGAGGTGGAGGAATAGGGGGAGGAGCAGGAATAGGGGGAGGTGCAGGAATCGGGGGAGGAGGAGGAGTATGGGGAGGAGGGGGAATAGGTGGTGGAGCAGGAATATGGGGAGGAGGAGGAGCAGGAATCCTGGGTGGAGGGGGAATAGGGGGACGAGGAAGAGGAAAAGTATGGGGACGACAAGCAAAACCAGGAGGATTGTTTAACAACAGTGGAGGGCTAGGTATTCCACCATATCAGCAATAG
- the LOC118280765 gene encoding serine protease snake-like produces MASNRCVIVLFCLFCSLYCGWCELHLSEGARCIVDKIYQGTCVRLFKCGSAVLTYLYRNAGFENDTYLPPLPELCSHRSEEPVVCCTDCVLSTNDEFKESAVAPSGILVSRTGSKAWKKCLDYFHKLPYPCRGKGLVSIEKQWVEATRCHNSVLRVNVSVAEPKPLQWNFPHQARLGYGDDLSSVQWLCEGTVISERFILTSAHCTNAGVFGTMAFASLGLQNNKEPPEYWNTHKIKKVIIHPSYNEPSWYHDIALLETETEIMFDSQILPACLDVDVHDKSEAETAGKRTQVIDNNISEITEMQPILFNELDTIDCILAYKRANNLMHGFDSKLQMCYGRQNVSEETCKVN; encoded by the exons ATGGCGTCTAATAGATgtgtaatagttttattttgcttGTTCTGTTCTCTGTACTGTGGGTGGTGTGAACTTCATTTAAGTGAAG GTGCTCGCTGCATTGTCGATAAAATCTACCAGGGGACGTGTGTCAGACTATTCAAATGTGGATCTGCTGTTTTGACGTACCTCTAT CGTAATGCTGGCTTCGAGAATGACACATACCTGCCACCGCTCCCTGAGCTATGCTCGCACAGGAGCGAGGAACCTGTAGTCTGCTGCACTGACTGCGTCCTCAGCACTAATGATGA ATTCAAGGAGTCGGCCGTTGCACCTTCTGGGATCCTAGTCAGCAGGACGGGTTCAAAAGCTTGGAAAA AATGCCTGGATTATTTTCATAAACTGCCTTATCCATGTCGAGGTAAAGGCCTCGTTAGCATAGAAAAGCAATGGGTGGAGGCCACTAGATGCCATAATTCAGTACTGAGGGTCAATGTTTCTGTTGCTGAACCAAAGCCTCTGCAGTGGAACTTTCCTCATCAG GCGCGGCTTGGATACGGCGATGATCTATCTTCGGTTCAGTGGCTGTGCGAGGGGACAGTCATCAGCGAGAGGTTCATACTGACGTCTGCACACTGTACCAACGCTGGTGTCTT CGGCACTATGGCGTTTGCGTCGCTCGGTCTCCAAAACAACAAGGAGCCGCCAGAATATTGGAACACGCACAAAATCAAGAAGGTTATTATACATCCCAGTTACAACGAGCCGTCGTGGTACCATGATATAGCGCTTTTGGAGACAGAGACTGA GATAATGTTTGACAGTCAAATTCTACCAGCTTGTTTGGATGTTGATGTTCATGATAAATCGGAAGCAGAAACAGCTGGAAAGCGAACTCAAGTGATTGATAACAACATATCGGAGATTACGGAGATGCAGCCG ATATTGTTTAACGAACTGGACACGATAGATTGCATCCTCGCATACAAGCGGGCCAACAACCTCAtgcacgggttcgattccaagCTACAAATGTGCTACGGACGGCAAAATGTCTCCGAAGAAACTTGCAAGGTAAATTAA
- the LOC118280681 gene encoding serine protease snake-like, whose translation MAIGKIVLFFVLNVIFCVNCQLGLDEGAPCITTGLKGKCVNVFKCNSAALTYLYTNAGFNLEEYKIPPLPEICSYKDNEPVVCCTDCDVGQEKYRDIAIGAHGYMVNKKGSVALEKCLENFQKLPFGCRFPGYFTIDKTWLHDRKCHNHSISTGSVGFAVGGRDAKRWEFPHVALLGYGDDVDSAQWLCGGSVISERFILTAAHCSSTRLLGDIRYAALGLLRRTDPKENWKIYEIKRIINHPEYRPPSKYNDIALLETVNEIAFGQDLLPACLHTGTTQIRFADASGWGRLGHRQALADTLQVVNLEEFDRDECSKMYRPHRHLANGYDDSKQMCFGSRYEVIDTCEGDSGGPLQYGSEKCFHTIMGVTSFGKDCGILGSAGMYTRVSYYVPWIEGIVWPEAVEKRRQKENQWVNKWVL comes from the exons ATGGCGATtggaaaaatagttttattttttgtattaaatgttATATTCTGTGTTAACTGTCAACTTGGACTTGATGAAG GAGCCCCGTGCATCACCACAGGATTAAAGGGAAAGTGCGTGAACGTCTTTAAATGTAATTCAGCAGCCTTAACctatttatat ACTAACGCTGGTTTTAATTTAGAGGAGTACAAAATCCCTCCACTTCCAGAAATATGTTCGTACAAGGACAATGAGCCTGTAGTCTGCTGCACCGACTGCGATGTGGGGCAGGAGAA ATACCGTGACATCGCCATTGGTGCCCATGGATATATGGTCAACAAAAAAGGATCCGTGGCCTTAGAAA AATGCTTGGAGAATTTCCAGAAGCTACCGTTCGGCTGTCGTTTCCCTGGCTACTTCACGATAGACAAGACTTGGCTCCATGACCGCAAGTGTCACAACCATTCGATCAGTACGGGTTCCGTCGGATTCGCTGTTGGAGGACGAGATGCCAAAAGATGGGAGTTTCCACATGTG GCCTTGCTGGGTTATGGAGATGACGTAGATTCCGCGCAGTGGCTGTGTGGAGGATCAGTGATCAGCGAGAGATTCATCCTCACTGCTGCACACTGCTCATCTACTCGTTTGCT AGGTGACATTAGATACGCCGCACTTGGGCTTTTGAGACGAACGGATCCTAAAGAAAACTGGAAAATATACGAAATCAAGAGAATAATCAATCATCCTGAATACAGACCACCTTCCAAGTATAATGACATAGCACTCTTAGAGACCGTAAACGa gATAGCGTTTGGGCAGGACTTGTTGCCAGCTTGTCTGCATACAGGAACTACTCAAATAAGATTTGCTGATGCATCTGGCTGGGGGCGTCTAGGACACAGACAGGCCTTGGCAGACACCCTACAAGTG GTGAATCTGGAGGAATTCGACAGAGATGAATGTTCAAAAATGTACAGACCACACCGACATTTAGCTAACGGCTACGATGACTCAAAACAAATGTGTTTCGGGTCCCGATACGAAGTCATAGATACTTGTGAA GGTGACAGTGGAGGCCCTCTTCAATATGGCAGTGAAAAATGCTTCCACACAATAATGGGTGTGACGTCATTCGGCAAGGACTGCGGCATCCTCGGCTCGGCCGGCATGTACACCAGGGTCTCATACTACGTACCCTGGATCGAAGGCATCGTCTGGCCTGAGGCAGTGGAGAAACGTAGGCAGAAGGAAAACCAATGGGTAAACAAATGGGTGTTATAA